The following coding sequences are from one Streptomyces sp. NBC_01232 window:
- a CDS encoding sigma-70 family RNA polymerase sigma factor, with amino-acid sequence MAGPLWPRTRRGSTDEALIKSVYEEHGHALLAYATRLTGDRAAAEDVVQETLIRAWRHSEVLVNGKGSVRGWLLTVARNIITDRYRARAARPPEVSGASSAPPVEADHADSVVDSMTVLGALDQLSPEHRDVLKELYYRQLSVAEAADSLGIPAGTVKSRSHYALKALRDVFKSDGFRDSGPREGKRSGRPPQQPAGLREVVA; translated from the coding sequence ATGGCCGGACCACTGTGGCCCCGCACTCGGCGGGGCTCGACCGATGAAGCACTGATCAAGTCGGTGTACGAGGAGCACGGTCACGCCCTGCTTGCGTACGCCACCCGGCTGACCGGAGACCGGGCCGCCGCCGAGGACGTCGTCCAGGAGACCCTCATACGGGCCTGGCGGCACTCCGAGGTGCTGGTCAACGGAAAGGGCTCGGTGCGCGGCTGGCTGCTCACGGTCGCCCGCAACATCATCACGGACCGCTACCGGGCCAGGGCCGCCCGGCCTCCGGAGGTCTCCGGGGCCTCGTCCGCTCCCCCGGTGGAGGCGGACCACGCCGACTCCGTGGTCGACAGCATGACGGTCCTGGGGGCCCTCGATCAGCTGTCGCCGGAACACCGGGACGTCCTGAAGGAGTTGTACTACCGGCAGCTCAGCGTCGCGGAGGCGGCCGACAGCCTCGGCATCCCGGCGGGTACGGTCAAATCGCGTTCGCACTACGCCCTCAAGGCGCTGCGCGACGTCTTCAAGAGCGACGGATTCAGGGACAGCGGTCCCAGAGAAGGAAAACGATCGGGCAGGCCGCCCCAGCAGCCCGCCGGACTGCGTGAGGTGGTGGCATGA
- a CDS encoding zf-HC2 domain-containing protein → MNRQRHEEELLGPYVLGVLDVEEVRRVEEHTIGCMECREEVAALREMEAALGEVPDEAFLDGPPQGGDLLLQRTLRQMRGERSGDRRRRAGFTGLAVAASLAAVFWAGTQLGTGDSGAVALPVPPSPTATADPSPPPAGTKVLSATDQVTGARMTVQMTPATKWVRVRAAVTGVAPGERCRLVVVSKNGTRTTAGSWVTGSQGNGEGKGAALDGSAAVDPADVRAILVENESGKTFVSVPVPV, encoded by the coding sequence ATGAACCGGCAGCGGCACGAGGAGGAACTGCTCGGCCCGTACGTTCTCGGCGTCCTCGACGTCGAGGAGGTCCGCCGGGTCGAGGAACACACGATCGGATGCATGGAATGCCGGGAGGAGGTGGCCGCGTTGCGCGAGATGGAGGCAGCACTGGGCGAGGTGCCCGACGAGGCGTTCCTCGACGGACCGCCGCAGGGCGGTGACCTGCTGCTCCAGCGCACCCTGCGGCAGATGCGGGGCGAGCGGTCCGGTGACCGGCGCCGACGCGCGGGTTTCACGGGCCTGGCCGTGGCGGCCTCGCTCGCCGCGGTGTTCTGGGCGGGCACACAGCTGGGTACGGGCGATTCCGGGGCCGTCGCGCTTCCTGTCCCGCCGTCCCCGACGGCCACGGCGGACCCCTCGCCGCCGCCCGCCGGGACCAAGGTGCTCTCCGCGACCGATCAGGTCACGGGGGCGCGGATGACCGTACAGATGACGCCCGCCACGAAGTGGGTGCGGGTGCGCGCGGCGGTCACGGGAGTGGCGCCGGGTGAGCGGTGCCGGCTGGTCGTGGTCTCGAAGAACGGGACGCGCACCACCGCCGGCAGCTGGGTCACGGGCAGCCAGGGCAACGGTGAGGGCAAGGGCGCGGCGCTGGACGGATCGGCGGCCGTGGACCCGGCGGACGTGAGGGCGATTCTGGTCGAGAACGAGTCGGGCAAGACCTTCGTGTCGGTACCGGTGCCGGTCTGA
- a CDS encoding DUF7873 family protein: protein MPKLNQIIAVEKGVKSKSLQELTQAHHDVQKPALLAGISRTYQPKDEEGEQLPPESTRVQVKAEDVLRATAGTLTRLFDVTATKDWANRSAAADVVVDGTVLLAQVPVPYLLFLEKQLTDLHTFVRKLPVLDASESWNLDPSTDSWKTDAVRTIRTKKVPRNHVKAEATEKHPAQVEVYYEDVAVGYWTTVKFSGALPARRVNELLDRVEKLQQAVKFAREEANSAEVTDQRVGDAVFGYLFR, encoded by the coding sequence GTGCCGAAGCTGAATCAGATCATCGCAGTGGAAAAGGGCGTCAAGTCCAAGTCCCTCCAGGAGCTCACCCAGGCTCACCACGACGTCCAGAAGCCCGCCCTGCTGGCCGGCATCTCCCGGACCTACCAGCCCAAGGACGAGGAGGGCGAGCAGTTGCCGCCCGAGTCCACCCGGGTGCAGGTCAAGGCCGAGGACGTGCTGCGCGCGACGGCCGGGACCCTGACGCGGCTGTTCGACGTGACGGCGACCAAGGACTGGGCCAACCGCAGCGCGGCCGCCGATGTCGTCGTGGACGGAACGGTCCTGCTGGCGCAGGTCCCCGTGCCGTACCTGCTCTTCCTGGAGAAGCAGCTCACGGACCTCCACACCTTCGTGCGGAAGCTGCCGGTGCTGGACGCCTCCGAGTCCTGGAACCTGGACCCGTCCACGGACTCCTGGAAGACGGACGCGGTGCGCACCATCCGTACCAAGAAGGTGCCGCGCAACCACGTGAAGGCCGAGGCCACCGAGAAGCACCCGGCGCAGGTCGAGGTGTACTACGAGGACGTGGCGGTCGGCTACTGGACGACCGTGAAGTTCTCCGGCGCACTGCCGGCCCGACGGGTCAACGAGCTGCTCGACCGCGTGGAGAAGCTCCAGCAGGCCGTCAAGTTCGCCCGCGAGGAGGCCAACAGCGCCGAGGTCACCGACCAGCGGGTCGGGGACGCGGTGTTCGGCTACCTGTTCAGGTAG
- a CDS encoding DUF6069 family protein, translating to MSSSAVPSSVPTAPAARRSGLTWWQVLTAGAVGATVVNLIVLTVATLADASLVVVDGGDEHPITVGGVIGSSVVPLVAGVGAALLLALWKPVFLRIAQYVGTGLALLSVAGPLSSGADGGTVAALSLMHITLGVAVFTTLQLHRRHR from the coding sequence ATGTCGAGCAGTGCCGTTCCGAGCTCCGTTCCCACCGCCCCCGCCGCCCGCCGGTCCGGCCTCACCTGGTGGCAGGTGCTGACCGCGGGCGCGGTCGGCGCGACCGTGGTCAATCTGATCGTCCTCACCGTCGCCACTCTGGCCGACGCCTCTCTCGTCGTCGTCGACGGCGGCGACGAGCACCCGATCACGGTCGGGGGCGTCATCGGCTCCTCCGTGGTCCCGCTGGTGGCCGGGGTGGGCGCCGCCCTCCTGCTGGCCCTGTGGAAGCCGGTGTTCCTGCGGATCGCGCAGTACGTGGGCACCGGACTGGCGCTGCTGTCGGTCGCCGGCCCGCTGTCGTCCGGTGCCGACGGCGGCACCGTCGCGGCCCTGTCCCTCATGCACATCACCCTGGGCGTGGCGGTCTTCACCACCCTGCAGCTCCACCGCCGCCACCGTTGA